In the Streptomyces formicae genome, one interval contains:
- a CDS encoding histone-like nucleoid-structuring protein Lsr2, which produces MAQRVVVTVFDDIDGGEAAETVAFGLDGKSYEIDLNQTNAKKLRTALAPYLEAARKQSKSGKVFRHTAVTPDPSAVRAWARSHQMDVPPRGRIPKKVYEAFEAAN; this is translated from the coding sequence GTGGCGCAGCGTGTCGTAGTCACTGTCTTTGACGACATCGACGGCGGGGAAGCGGCGGAAACGGTCGCCTTCGGTCTTGACGGCAAGTCGTACGAGATCGACCTCAATCAAACCAATGCCAAGAAACTGCGCACGGCACTTGCCCCGTACCTGGAGGCGGCCCGCAAGCAGTCGAAGTCGGGGAAGGTGTTCCGGCACACGGCCGTGACCCCCGACCCCTCCGCGGTCCGCGCCTGGGCCCGCTCGCACCAGATGGACGTGCCGCCCCGCGGCCGCATCCCGAAGAAGGTCTACGAGGCCTTCGAGGCCGCCAACTGA
- a CDS encoding ABC transporter ATP-binding protein — MTDQVIDVTDLRRVYGGGFEAVRGISFSVGRGELFALLGTNGAGKTSTVELLEGLAAPAAGRVRVLGHDPYTERTEVRPRIGVMLQEGGFPAELTVAETARMWAGCTSGARPVDEALEIVGIAKRSGVRVKQLSGGEKRRLDLAMALLGRPDVLFLDEPTTGLDAEGRRETWDLVRQLRDNGTTVLLTTHYLEEAEGLAERLAILHEGRIAAEGRVADVVASQPSHISFDLPDGYFVGDLPPLAELGVSGHETVGRRVRLRTDELQRAATGLLLWARDARVELGSLDVRAATLEEAFLRIAKEAQRGETAGPQGHRTEKEMAV, encoded by the coding sequence ATGACTGACCAAGTGATCGACGTGACCGATCTGCGGCGCGTGTACGGGGGCGGTTTCGAGGCGGTACGAGGGATTTCCTTCTCCGTGGGACGGGGTGAGCTCTTCGCGCTGCTCGGCACCAACGGCGCGGGCAAGACGTCCACCGTCGAGCTCCTCGAAGGGCTCGCGGCACCGGCCGCGGGGCGGGTGCGGGTGCTCGGGCACGACCCGTACACCGAACGCACCGAGGTGCGGCCGCGCATCGGCGTCATGCTCCAGGAGGGCGGATTTCCCGCCGAGTTGACGGTGGCGGAGACCGCGCGGATGTGGGCGGGCTGCACCAGCGGCGCCCGGCCCGTCGACGAGGCCCTGGAGATCGTCGGGATCGCCAAGCGCTCCGGCGTCCGCGTGAAGCAGCTCTCCGGCGGCGAGAAGCGCCGCCTGGACCTCGCCATGGCGCTCCTGGGACGGCCCGATGTGCTCTTCCTCGACGAGCCCACCACCGGACTCGACGCCGAAGGACGGCGCGAGACCTGGGACCTGGTCCGGCAACTGCGCGACAACGGCACCACCGTGCTGCTCACCACGCACTACCTCGAAGAGGCCGAGGGGCTCGCCGAGCGGCTGGCCATCCTGCACGAGGGCCGCATCGCCGCCGAGGGGCGCGTCGCCGACGTGGTCGCCTCGCAGCCCTCGCACATCTCCTTCGACCTGCCCGACGGGTACTTCGTCGGCGACCTGCCGCCGCTCGCCGAGCTCGGTGTCAGCGGGCACGAGACGGTCGGGCGCCGCGTCCGGCTGCGCACGGACGAACTGCAACGGGCCGCCACGGGGCTGCTGTTGTGGGCCCGCGACGCACGCGTCGAGCTGGGCTCCCTGGACGTACGGGCGGCCACGCTGGAGGAGGCGTTCCTGCGGATCGCCAAGGAAGCGCAGCGCGGAGAGACCGCGGGGCCCCAGGGGCACCGCACCGAGAAGGAGATGGCGGTATGA
- a CDS encoding ABC transporter permease, with amino-acid sequence MSTVATTTTPMRRMGALARAELTLLGRSKGTLFAALFVPFVIPLSMKQAAEGMDLEGTGLSVGTVVLPSALGFSLLFAVYSALTAVYAARREELVLKRLRTGELRDHEILMGAALPSVVIGIVQSLVLVVGCVALLDAGAPNAPHLVVLGIAAGLVMFAALAAVTGSFARSVESAQVLALPMIFVSMLGSGLFVPFEVMPDKLAAACELLPLSSVIELVRGGWAGHLSGGDVLAAVATAVVWTLLSVFAVRRWFRWEPRH; translated from the coding sequence ATGAGCACGGTGGCCACGACCACGACCCCGATGCGGCGGATGGGGGCGCTCGCCCGCGCCGAGCTGACCCTGCTCGGGCGGAGCAAGGGGACGCTGTTCGCGGCACTGTTCGTGCCGTTCGTCATCCCGCTCAGCATGAAGCAGGCCGCCGAAGGCATGGACCTCGAGGGCACCGGGCTCTCCGTCGGCACCGTCGTGCTGCCGAGCGCCCTCGGCTTCTCGCTGCTCTTCGCCGTGTACTCGGCGCTGACCGCCGTCTACGCGGCCCGGCGCGAGGAGCTCGTGCTCAAGCGGCTGCGCACCGGCGAACTGCGCGACCACGAGATCCTGATGGGCGCCGCGCTGCCGTCCGTCGTCATCGGGATCGTGCAGTCCCTGGTCCTCGTCGTGGGCTGCGTGGCCCTCCTGGACGCGGGGGCGCCGAACGCGCCCCACCTCGTCGTCCTCGGCATCGCCGCGGGTCTGGTGATGTTCGCGGCCCTCGCGGCCGTCACCGGAAGCTTCGCGCGGTCCGTGGAGTCCGCACAGGTCCTCGCCCTGCCGATGATCTTCGTGTCGATGCTCGGCTCCGGGCTCTTCGTCCCGTTCGAGGTCATGCCCGACAAGCTCGCCGCGGCCTGCGAGCTGCTCCCGCTCTCGTCCGTCATCGAGCTGGTCCGCGGCGGCTGGGCGGGGCACCTCTCCGGCGGGGACGTGCTCGCCGCCGTCGCCACCGCGGTGGTCTGGACCCTGCTCTCGGTGTTTGCTGTACGACGGTGGTTCCGCTGGGAACCGCGGCACTGA